A genome region from Chryseobacterium sp. G0186 includes the following:
- a CDS encoding YqgE/AlgH family protein, with amino-acid sequence MNHSYKGKILISTPDISGDLFSRSVVLVIEHNESGAFGLILNKKNCQMSSKFKDFFDFKIEVYDGGPVENEKVFFIVKGEKVTEVYTEITDEYYLTEDIELIINAVLGNVLDIQNIKIFSGYSGWSPNQLDNEVQRKMWTVVDVYNLDYTLPNDQSLWKSIMQNLGGEFLLWANSPEDISLN; translated from the coding sequence ATGAATCACTCATACAAAGGTAAAATATTAATCTCGACCCCTGACATTTCAGGCGATCTTTTTTCCAGATCGGTAGTATTGGTTATTGAACATAACGAAAGCGGTGCATTTGGTTTGATATTGAATAAGAAGAACTGCCAGATGAGTAGTAAATTCAAAGATTTCTTTGATTTCAAAATTGAGGTATATGACGGAGGCCCTGTGGAAAATGAGAAAGTATTCTTCATTGTAAAAGGTGAAAAAGTAACTGAAGTCTACACAGAAATTACTGATGAGTATTACCTTACAGAAGATATTGAGCTTATCATCAACGCTGTATTAGGAAATGTGCTTGATATTCAAAATATAAAAATATTTTCAGGATACTCCGGATGGTCTCCCAACCAGCTGGATAATGAGGTTCAAAGAAAGATGTGGACGGTTGTAGATGTTTATAACCTCGATTACACACTCCCAAACGATCAATCCCTTTGGAAATCGATTATGCAGAATCTTGGTGGAGAATTTCTTCTTTGGGCAAATTCACCTGAAGACATTTCTTTGAATTAA
- a CDS encoding aminotransferase class IV, which produces MKNQYFTSDVVNVENRAFLWGDAVKVSFFVRNGGLIMDEECYFFLMASMRKMRMNIPLTYTLEFFQTLFQNDIIEGKGIKNGIVNFQVFRNNDGMTLSKSSVSYFYEVVEMQDVLDVHQRPLELDLIKEINVNNNLLSNIRVHCPENIYGEIYAQENDLDDVILLNPNKRIARTTSGNLLFLEGNVIKVPKQTEGAYISPLMENLVTFLHKNNLADIQEHEIIAFESQKAEEILMISDEKGIFSVGKIRNKTFETSRFVELVESWKKSFNQ; this is translated from the coding sequence TTGAAAAATCAATATTTTACATCAGACGTAGTAAATGTAGAGAACAGAGCCTTTCTTTGGGGGGATGCTGTGAAGGTTTCTTTCTTTGTAAGAAATGGAGGATTAATCATGGATGAAGAGTGTTATTTCTTCCTGATGGCTTCCATGAGAAAGATGAGAATGAATATTCCTCTTACCTATACACTGGAGTTTTTTCAGACCCTTTTCCAAAATGATATTATAGAAGGGAAAGGAATTAAGAATGGAATTGTCAATTTTCAGGTCTTTAGAAATAATGACGGAATGACACTGTCAAAATCCTCGGTTTCCTATTTTTATGAAGTGGTGGAAATGCAAGATGTTCTCGATGTTCACCAAAGACCATTGGAGCTTGACCTGATTAAGGAAATTAATGTAAATAATAACCTTCTGAGTAATATCAGAGTGCATTGCCCGGAAAATATCTATGGGGAAATTTATGCCCAGGAAAATGATCTTGATGATGTGATTCTCTTAAATCCAAATAAAAGGATTGCGCGTACCACTTCCGGAAATCTTCTCTTCCTGGAAGGAAACGTTATTAAAGTCCCAAAACAAACAGAGGGTGCCTACATTTCTCCTTTAATGGAAAATCTTGTTACTTTCTTGCATAAAAATAATCTGGCTGATATCCAGGAACACGAGATTATTGCATTTGAATCTCAGAAAGCCGAAGAGATTTTGATGATCTCAGATGAGAAAGGCATATTTTCTGTAGGTAAAATAAGAAATAAGACCTTTGAAACTTCCCGATTCGTAGAATTGGTAGAAAGCTGGAAAAAGAGTTTTAATCAATAA
- a CDS encoding Fur family transcriptional regulator: MDTIQKEKNIALIKDVLRNYLLEKGFRNTPERYTILEEIYNMDHHFNVDDLYLLMMQKKYHVSKATIYNTIEIFLDAGLIRKHQFGEKTLTSSSYEKSYFDKQHDHLVIYKKDSDKEIEEIIEFCDPRIQGIKEAIEEAFGVKIDSHSLYFYGTKND; this comes from the coding sequence ATGGATACAATACAAAAAGAAAAAAATATAGCTTTAATCAAGGATGTTTTAAGAAACTACCTACTGGAAAAAGGGTTCAGAAACACTCCTGAAAGATACACGATATTAGAAGAGATTTATAATATGGATCATCACTTTAATGTAGATGATCTGTATCTTCTGATGATGCAGAAGAAATATCATGTTTCTAAGGCTACTATTTACAATACTATTGAAATTTTCCTTGATGCCGGCCTTATCCGTAAGCATCAGTTCGGAGAAAAAACCCTGACTTCTTCATCCTATGAAAAGTCTTATTTTGATAAACAACACGATCACCTAGTGATCTACAAAAAAGATTCTGACAAGGAAATTGAAGAAATTATTGAATTCTGTGACCCTAGAATCCAAGGAATCAAAGAAGCCATTGAAGAAGCTTTTGGCGTAAAAATTGATTCTCATTCGCTGTATTTTTATGGCACTAAGAATGACTAA
- a CDS encoding TerD family protein: protein MAINLQKGQKIEIGLTKMTIGLGWDPNEGTGYDFDLDASAIMIDSDRKLVSEEYFVFYNNLNSPDGALTHTGDDPNGKNSDGDDDEAIVIDLDKVDSRVEEILFVVTIEDFERRKQNFGQVRNSYIRVVDNGSNQEIAKYELDEDFSIETGVEFGRLYKRNGSWKFEASGIGYRADLGFFLEKYYKGQIIK, encoded by the coding sequence ATGGCAATTAATCTACAGAAAGGACAAAAGATCGAGATCGGATTGACGAAAATGACAATAGGACTTGGTTGGGATCCTAATGAAGGAACGGGCTACGATTTTGATCTTGATGCTTCTGCAATCATGATTGATTCTGACAGAAAATTAGTAAGCGAGGAATATTTTGTTTTTTATAATAACCTGAATTCCCCGGATGGTGCACTTACTCATACAGGAGATGATCCGAATGGTAAAAACAGCGATGGGGATGATGATGAAGCTATTGTTATTGATCTTGATAAAGTGGATTCAAGAGTAGAAGAGATTCTTTTTGTGGTAACCATTGAGGATTTTGAAAGAAGAAAACAGAACTTCGGACAGGTAAGAAACTCATACATCAGAGTGGTAGACAATGGCTCTAACCAGGAAATTGCAAAATATGAGTTGGATGAAGACTTTTCTATCGAGACCGGGGTTGAATTCGGAAGACTGTATAAAAGAAACGGAAGTTGGAAATTTGAAGCTTCAGGAATAGGATACAGAGCAGACTTAGGATTCTTCCTTGAGAAATATTATAAAGGACAAATCATCAAATAA
- the panD gene encoding aspartate 1-decarboxylase — translation MLIEVFKSKIHRVRVTASDLNYIGSITIDEDLIEAAGLVVGERVYIVNVNNGERFDTYVIKGKRKSGEVCLNGPAARKVQRDDIIIIIAYAQMTPEEAKDFQPKIVFPDEKTNLLT, via the coding sequence ATGTTAATAGAAGTTTTCAAATCCAAGATTCATAGGGTAAGAGTTACAGCCTCAGACCTTAATTATATAGGGAGTATAACGATAGATGAAGATCTTATAGAAGCTGCCGGTTTGGTAGTGGGAGAGAGGGTTTATATCGTTAATGTAAATAACGGAGAACGTTTTGATACGTATGTTATCAAAGGAAAAAGAAAATCAGGAGAAGTATGTCTGAATGGTCCTGCTGCAAGAAAGGTACAAAGAGATGATATCATTATCATTATTGCCTATGCACAGATGACACCGGAAGAGGCAAAGGATTTCCAGCCGAAGATCGTTTTCCCGGATGAAAAAACAAATCTTCTTACGTAA
- a CDS encoding TerD family protein, with protein MAINLQKGQTIDLRKNDRGESVYDLSKVTIGLGWDVRKQGGFFGKIFNKEAEYDLDAVAFLLDGNGKVANLGRTVQTNDGRQMGLYQGDVVFFNSMQHPSGNVWLTGDNRTGAGDGDDEQIIVKLDQLDQSYQKIIFVVTIYQGRSNNQHFGMIENAFIRAVDATGKEITKYSLSGDSSMNGMCAMVFAEAYRHNGDWKFRALGEPHHTDNFIDILRQQYSYSN; from the coding sequence ATGGCAATTAATTTACAGAAAGGTCAAACAATTGATTTAAGAAAAAACGACCGTGGAGAAAGTGTTTATGACCTTTCTAAGGTAACGATCGGTTTAGGATGGGATGTAAGAAAACAAGGCGGTTTCTTTGGGAAAATATTCAATAAAGAAGCTGAATATGATCTTGATGCAGTAGCATTCCTTTTAGATGGCAACGGAAAGGTTGCCAATCTGGGAAGAACCGTTCAGACCAATGATGGAAGACAAATGGGCCTTTATCAGGGCGATGTGGTTTTCTTTAATTCTATGCAGCATCCAAGTGGAAATGTATGGCTGACCGGTGATAACAGAACAGGTGCAGGAGATGGTGATGATGAGCAGATTATTGTGAAGCTGGATCAATTGGATCAGAGCTATCAGAAAATCATATTTGTTGTAACGATTTATCAGGGAAGAAGCAACAACCAACACTTTGGGATGATTGAAAATGCCTTTATCCGTGCGGTAGATGCTACAGGAAAGGAAATTACAAAGTACAGCCTTTCCGGAGATTCCAGTATGAACGGAATGTGTGCCATGGTTTTTGCAGAGGCCTACCGTCATAATGGTGACTGGAAATTCCGTGCTTTGGGAGAACCTCATCATACAGATAATTTTATTGATATTCTGAGACAGCAGTACTCTTATTCCAACTAG
- the pdxH gene encoding pyridoxamine 5'-phosphate oxidase, whose translation MENLHDKRKVYEKSQLIESEIKQNPIEQFRDWFLEASESSVISEANAMAVSTVEEDGCPRTRMVLLKAYTHEGFIFYTNYDSRKGKAIENNHLACLHFFWPNLERQIIIKAKLEKVAENLSDGYFHSRPKGSQLGAVVSPQSQEIPNREFLEEKLKNLEKEYENTEVPRPSNWGGYLAKPYEIEFWQGRPNRLHDRIIYTLEDLDWKISRLAP comes from the coding sequence ATGGAAAACCTGCACGACAAAAGAAAAGTGTACGAGAAATCCCAACTTATTGAAAGTGAGATAAAACAAAATCCCATTGAACAGTTCAGGGATTGGTTTTTAGAGGCTAGTGAAAGCTCTGTGATCTCTGAAGCTAATGCTATGGCGGTTTCTACAGTAGAAGAGGACGGTTGCCCAAGAACAAGAATGGTATTGTTGAAGGCCTATACTCATGAGGGGTTTATTTTCTATACCAATTATGACAGCAGAAAAGGGAAGGCTATAGAAAATAATCATCTGGCGTGTCTTCATTTCTTCTGGCCCAATCTGGAAAGACAAATCATTATTAAGGCTAAACTGGAAAAAGTAGCAGAAAACCTTAGCGATGGTTATTTTCATTCAAGGCCAAAGGGAAGCCAGCTGGGTGCGGTAGTTTCTCCACAAAGCCAGGAGATTCCTAACAGAGAGTTTTTGGAAGAAAAATTAAAGAACCTGGAGAAGGAGTACGAAAATACTGAAGTTCCAAGACCTTCCAATTGGGGAGGATACCTTGCAAAACCCTATGAAATTGAATTCTGGCAGGGAAGACCTAACCGTCTTCATGATCGGATTATCTATACCTTGGAAGATCTGGACTGGAAAATTTCAAGACTGGCTCCTTGA
- a CDS encoding HU family DNA-binding protein, whose protein sequence is MNKSELIDAIAKDAGITKVAAKAALESFISNVTSTLKKKDGKVSLVGFGTFSVAERAARQGINPATKKPIKIAAKKVAKFKAGADLSNAVSGVKKK, encoded by the coding sequence ATGAACAAGTCTGAATTAATCGACGCAATCGCAAAAGATGCAGGTATCACTAAAGTTGCAGCAAAGGCTGCTTTAGAATCTTTCATTTCTAACGTAACTTCTACATTAAAGAAAAAAGACGGAAAAGTTTCTTTAGTAGGTTTCGGTACTTTCTCAGTAGCTGAGAGAGCAGCTAGACAAGGTATCAACCCTGCAACTAAAAAACCGATCAAAATCGCTGCTAAAAAAGTTGCTAAATTCAAGGCTGGAGCTGATTTATCAAATGCAGTTTCCGGTGTTAAGAAAAAATAA
- a CDS encoding START-like domain-containing protein — protein sequence MAKHKVHYEFPMHCLSEILYEYLATAEGLSEWFADEVTEKGDDFFFSWGGGPAEKATLIRYKPEGFVRFRWEEDEGTKNFFEMTITIDDITEDLALNITDFCEEGDEEENAMYWENLIENLRIKLGAA from the coding sequence ATGGCGAAACATAAAGTCCATTACGAATTTCCAATGCACTGTTTATCAGAGATTTTGTACGAATATCTGGCAACAGCAGAGGGGTTGTCTGAATGGTTTGCAGATGAGGTGACAGAAAAAGGCGACGATTTCTTTTTTAGCTGGGGTGGAGGACCTGCAGAAAAGGCCACTTTGATCAGATATAAGCCTGAAGGTTTCGTGCGTTTCAGATGGGAAGAAGATGAGGGAACTAAGAACTTCTTTGAAATGACGATCACAATAGATGATATTACAGAAGATTTAGCACTGAATATTACAGATTTCTGCGAAGAAGGGGATGAAGAAGAAAACGCAATGTATTGGGAAAATCTTATTGAGAATCTCAGAATAAAATTAGGTGCTGCATAA
- a CDS encoding lysylphosphatidylglycerol synthase transmembrane domain-containing protein, whose product MEKTSKNPLKSVLTIVISLAFAGFFLWLALKGLDFKVIQQSLAKANYLWVLFASVFGLLAYWFRAIRWNLMLEPMGHQISNSNSLWSISFGYLMNLTIPRSGELARATALYGVEKVPVDKSFGTIILERVVDLICMLGFLGLTLLFKYDAILSFYQNSGVNINPNKILLVLLILIGGTVLFFVFKNKLAGVPFLGKIVNFIDGIFQGLTTIFKLKQKGKFILYTLGIWISYYFAAYLVCFALPETSGFTMADGFFIIVVGTLGMIIPASGGIGAYNLAMKYGFMALFISMGKSADLGGEMGLTYSFISLPLQIVIMLVMGLISIPMLARARNTAVAEKDL is encoded by the coding sequence ATGGAGAAAACATCAAAAAATCCATTAAAATCAGTACTTACAATAGTAATATCGCTTGCTTTTGCAGGCTTTTTTTTATGGCTTGCCTTAAAGGGGCTTGATTTTAAAGTGATTCAGCAGTCATTAGCGAAAGCCAATTATCTTTGGGTATTGTTTGCCTCAGTATTTGGGCTTCTTGCCTACTGGTTCAGGGCTATTCGTTGGAATCTGATGCTGGAGCCAATGGGACATCAAATTTCAAATTCCAATTCACTTTGGTCTATATCGTTCGGATATTTAATGAACCTTACCATTCCCAGAAGTGGAGAACTGGCGAGAGCTACAGCTTTATACGGAGTTGAAAAGGTTCCTGTAGACAAATCTTTCGGAACCATTATTCTGGAAAGGGTGGTAGACCTTATATGTATGCTAGGTTTTCTGGGACTGACATTATTGTTTAAATACGATGCAATTCTGTCATTTTATCAGAATTCCGGGGTGAATATCAATCCAAATAAGATTTTGCTTGTTCTTTTAATATTGATTGGCGGTACCGTTCTGTTTTTTGTTTTTAAGAATAAACTGGCAGGAGTTCCGTTTTTAGGAAAGATTGTCAATTTTATAGACGGAATTTTTCAAGGATTAACTACCATCTTTAAATTAAAACAAAAAGGAAAGTTTATATTATATACATTAGGAATCTGGATTTCTTATTATTTTGCTGCCTATCTGGTATGTTTTGCACTTCCTGAAACATCAGGATTTACAATGGCAGACGGCTTTTTCATTATTGTAGTGGGAACACTGGGAATGATTATTCCTGCAAGTGGTGGCATCGGAGCCTATAATCTGGCAATGAAGTACGGGTTTATGGCATTGTTTATCTCAATGGGGAAAAGTGCCGATCTAGGAGGTGAAATGGGGCTTACCTATTCATTTATTTCTTTGCCGCTTCAAATTGTCATTATGCTGGTGATGGGACTTATCTCTATTCCCATGCTGGCTAGAGCAAGAAATACTGCTGTTGCAGAAAAAGATCTTTAA
- a CDS encoding aspartate aminotransferase family protein — MHKDFFTYQAQTTKFAAGFEVEKAEGNYIYGTDGRRYLDFVAGVSANTLGHSHPKIVDAIKEQADKYLHVMVYGEYAQEKPIALCKLLAEATPEPLEVTYLVNSGAEAIDGSLKLAKRYTGREEIVSFKHSYHGNTHGALSVSGNENHKREFRPLLPMVNFIEFNNEEDFDKITEKTACVILETIQGAAGFLVPNEDYLIKLKRRCEEVGALLILDEIQPGFGRTGKLFSFEHFGIVPDILVMGKGMGGGVPVGAFMSSRKIMETLSHSPKLGHVTTFGGNSLIAAASYATLKEVLESGLMDEVEEKEKLFRELLVHPKIKNINGKGLMLAVNLGVPEYTLEVAKKCMENGLIVFWQLYRNEYLRISPPLTISKEEIRKGCEIILQILDNE; from the coding sequence ATGCATAAAGATTTTTTTACATATCAGGCACAAACCACAAAGTTTGCAGCCGGTTTTGAGGTTGAAAAAGCAGAGGGTAACTATATTTACGGTACAGACGGAAGAAGATATCTTGACTTTGTAGCAGGAGTTTCTGCCAATACGCTGGGGCACTCACATCCTAAGATTGTAGATGCCATTAAAGAGCAGGCAGACAAATATCTCCACGTTATGGTGTATGGAGAATATGCCCAGGAAAAACCTATTGCATTATGTAAATTACTTGCAGAAGCTACTCCGGAACCTCTGGAAGTGACCTATCTGGTCAACAGTGGAGCAGAAGCTATTGATGGAAGCTTAAAACTTGCCAAACGATATACCGGGAGAGAAGAAATCGTTTCCTTTAAACATTCCTACCATGGGAATACTCATGGTGCATTAAGCGTTTCAGGAAATGAAAACCATAAAAGAGAATTCCGTCCGTTGCTACCAATGGTTAACTTTATTGAATTCAATAATGAAGAGGACTTCGATAAGATTACCGAGAAAACAGCCTGCGTAATCTTGGAAACCATTCAGGGAGCTGCAGGATTCTTAGTGCCAAATGAGGACTATTTAATTAAGCTGAAAAGAAGATGTGAAGAAGTAGGAGCACTTTTGATTCTGGATGAAATTCAGCCAGGCTTTGGAAGAACAGGGAAATTATTTTCTTTTGAACACTTTGGGATTGTTCCGGATATCCTTGTAATGGGGAAAGGAATGGGAGGTGGGGTTCCGGTAGGTGCTTTTATGAGCTCCAGAAAAATTATGGAAACCCTGTCTCATTCACCAAAACTTGGTCATGTTACAACCTTTGGAGGTAATTCTTTGATTGCTGCAGCCAGTTATGCAACCCTGAAAGAAGTTCTGGAAAGCGGTTTAATGGATGAAGTAGAAGAAAAAGAAAAGTTATTCAGAGAGCTTTTAGTTCATCCAAAAATTAAAAATATCAATGGTAAAGGTCTAATGCTTGCCGTAAATCTTGGCGTTCCTGAATATACATTAGAAGTTGCTAAAAAATGCATGGAAAATGGGCTTATTGTTTTCTGGCAGTTATATAGAAACGAATATTTGAGAATTTCTCCACCATTAACGATCTCAAAAGAAGAAATTAGAAAAGGGTGTGAAATTATTTTACAAATCCTGGATAATGAATAA
- a CDS encoding N-acetylmuramoyl-L-alanine amidase has protein sequence MKGRTLLALSIFSTTFLSFTPLTKKYIVIDAGHGGNDLGAVYGNFSEKDISLSIATEIQKLNKGQEKYDVILTRDSDTYPSLSERAAQINKLNPEMVISLHVNRSPQEETTNQGTEVFIQKSEASKVLAEKISQKFNARKIEERNLHILRETKAPAVLVELGFINNSVDRNYITSEKGQKEIAKKFIEVFNEY, from the coding sequence ATGAAAGGTCGTACATTACTTGCTTTATCCATCTTTTCGACTACATTTTTATCATTTACTCCTCTTACCAAGAAATATATTGTCATTGATGCCGGCCATGGCGGAAATGACTTGGGAGCCGTGTATGGTAATTTTTCCGAAAAAGACATTTCATTAAGTATTGCCACGGAAATTCAAAAGCTGAATAAGGGACAGGAAAAGTATGACGTTATTTTAACGAGAGATTCAGACACTTATCCCAGTCTTTCTGAAAGAGCTGCTCAAATCAACAAGCTGAATCCGGAAATGGTCATTTCACTTCACGTCAACAGATCTCCACAGGAGGAAACCACGAATCAGGGAACTGAAGTTTTTATTCAAAAATCTGAAGCTTCAAAGGTGTTGGCTGAAAAAATATCTCAAAAATTCAATGCCCGTAAAATTGAGGAGCGCAATCTTCATATTTTAAGAGAAACCAAAGCTCCGGCTGTATTGGTGGAACTGGGATTTATTAATAATTCTGTTGACAGAAATTATATCACCAGTGAAAAAGGGCAAAAGGAAATCGCAAAAAAATTTATTGAAGTCTTCAATGAATACTAA
- a CDS encoding OstA-like protein translates to MRRILFLLLFISTLSFAQEKLPVKRDPYLQAPSTAQPKQLKPEDKVKIIHADEINKNPEKYEGNQYLTGNVKIEHQGSILTADEVIIYEGENFVKAIGNTRLQNADGSVITAGEMEYDGNTQKGVARKNVVLTDPKQTIKTDILYYDKLANQAYFNTGGTISDSQGNVMYTKTATYFLNTKMIDFVGNVKIDNAQYIIEGVNIKQNQNTKVAEFFGPTTITNRANPKNRVYTERGTYRMETKEAFLNKNSKIFYNDKILTGDDMYYNQLSGFGKATGNVTLDDPKERRYIKGGYGEIFEKKDSSMMTKNPYAVKIMEKDSIYFASEKIISYQKPDSADITIKKSYLRAYRKARIYKSNAQGRADSIAFNETDGIMHMYTKPILWSGEKQVTGDKVEAYFNTKTENIDSLKVIGNAFAISKVDSLTLKDEFNQVKGKFMTVYYQNNEIKEARVVGNAQAIAYVDDVDQETKKPERIGITLSACGIIGALFEETGLQIISCSIGATSDTYPMSKIEPARRKFPDFNWNTKDRIRKWQDILVDSPNYEEIQYTSDNELFDKAQKAIDDEKAKEEAKKPKRVRK, encoded by the coding sequence ATGAGAAGAATCCTTTTTCTGTTACTCTTTATTTCCACGCTCAGCTTTGCGCAGGAGAAATTGCCTGTGAAGAGAGATCCCTATTTGCAGGCTCCCTCAACAGCTCAACCCAAGCAACTGAAACCGGAAGATAAAGTAAAGATCATCCATGCAGATGAAATCAACAAAAACCCTGAGAAATACGAAGGGAACCAATATCTTACAGGGAATGTTAAGATTGAACATCAAGGTTCCATCCTTACAGCAGATGAAGTAATCATCTATGAGGGAGAGAATTTTGTAAAAGCCATAGGCAATACAAGACTTCAGAATGCTGATGGTTCAGTCATAACAGCCGGAGAAATGGAATATGACGGGAATACCCAAAAAGGGGTTGCCAGAAAAAATGTTGTCCTTACAGACCCCAAGCAAACCATTAAAACAGATATTCTGTATTATGATAAGCTTGCCAATCAGGCGTACTTTAATACCGGGGGAACCATTTCAGACAGTCAGGGAAATGTAATGTATACTAAAACTGCAACCTATTTCCTGAATACCAAAATGATAGATTTTGTAGGAAATGTAAAGATAGATAACGCCCAATACATCATTGAAGGAGTTAATATTAAGCAGAATCAGAATACTAAAGTAGCAGAGTTTTTTGGCCCTACAACCATTACCAATCGTGCCAATCCCAAAAATAGGGTATACACTGAAAGAGGAACCTATAGAATGGAAACAAAGGAAGCTTTCCTGAATAAAAACTCCAAGATCTTTTATAATGATAAGATCCTTACCGGTGATGATATGTATTACAATCAGCTCTCAGGTTTTGGAAAGGCTACAGGAAACGTAACCTTGGATGATCCTAAAGAAAGAAGGTACATCAAAGGAGGATACGGAGAGATTTTTGAGAAGAAGGACTCCTCAATGATGACCAAGAATCCATATGCTGTAAAGATTATGGAAAAAGACTCCATATACTTTGCTTCAGAAAAGATTATTTCCTACCAAAAACCGGATTCAGCAGATATCACCATCAAGAAAAGCTATTTAAGAGCCTATAGAAAAGCAAGGATTTACAAATCCAATGCACAGGGAAGAGCAGATTCCATAGCATTCAATGAGACGGATGGAATTATGCATATGTACACAAAACCCATTCTATGGAGTGGAGAAAAGCAGGTAACCGGAGATAAAGTAGAAGCCTACTTCAATACAAAAACCGAAAATATAGACTCATTAAAGGTCATTGGAAATGCCTTTGCCATCAGCAAGGTAGACTCTCTAACCCTGAAAGACGAATTCAATCAGGTGAAAGGAAAGTTTATGACGGTTTACTACCAGAATAATGAGATTAAAGAGGCAAGAGTAGTAGGAAACGCACAGGCAATTGCCTATGTAGATGATGTAGATCAGGAAACCAAAAAACCGGAAAGAATTGGAATAACACTTTCTGCCTGCGGCATCATTGGTGCCTTATTTGAGGAGACAGGACTTCAGATTATTTCATGCAGTATCGGAGCTACCTCAGATACCTATCCCATGAGTAAAATAGAGCCGGCACGAAGAAAATTTCCGGACTTTAATTGGAATACAAAAGACAGGATCAGGAAATGGCAGGATATATTGGTAGACAGTCCAAACTATGAAGAAATACAATATACTTCAGACAACGAACTGTTTGATAAAGCCCAGAAGGCCATAGATGACGAAAAGGCTAAGGAAGAAGCTAAAAAACCCAAGAGAGTAAGAAAATAA